One genomic segment of Pseudomonadota bacterium includes these proteins:
- a CDS encoding DinB family protein, giving the protein MPDTSPPKWHLAHTTWFFETFLLKPFLHAYSVFHPRFEYLFNSYYQTIGAQYPRPERGLLSRPTVADVYRYRAHVDAAMARLLTEARADDFAEIARRTTLGCHHEQQHQELLLTDIKYNFSLNPLRPAYRADLAEAQRPRPVPFNWIYYQVGMHAIGHAGADFAFDNELPRHSV; this is encoded by the coding sequence ATGCCGGATACAAGCCCGCCGAAGTGGCATCTGGCGCATACCACCTGGTTTTTCGAAACCTTCCTGCTAAAGCCGTTTCTGCATGCTTATTCGGTTTTTCATCCGCGGTTTGAATATCTCTTCAACTCCTACTACCAAACGATTGGCGCGCAGTATCCGCGCCCGGAGCGCGGTTTGTTATCCCGCCCCACGGTGGCAGATGTCTATCGCTATCGCGCCCACGTGGACGCGGCCATGGCGAGGTTGCTGACGGAAGCACGTGCGGACGATTTCGCCGAGATCGCCCGCCGCACGACACTTGGCTGTCATCACGAACAACAGCATCAGGAGTTGTTGCTCACCGACATCAAGTACAACTTCTCGCTCAATCCGCTTCGCCCGGCCTATCGCGCTGATTTGGCCGAAGCCCAGAGACCGAGGCCCGTGCCGTTTAACTGGATCTATTACCAGGTAGGTATGCACGCGATCGGCCACGCCGGCGCGGACTTCGCCTTCGATAACGAGCTGCCGCGGCACAGCGTGTAG
- a CDS encoding SUMF1/EgtB/PvdO family nonheme iron enzyme, whose product MSARLELKIFLSSPGDVSDERGLARRVLDRLSQEYSLRDRVHLEAVSWDDLGAPVPLDAHLTPQEAINNRRPKPSQCEVVVVILWSRMGTPLPPEHRKPDGTPYVSGTEWEFCDALEAAEKTGKPTVLVYRRSEKRQVDLDDAQLEEKRRQYKGVEAFFAQFTNTDGSLRQSVKPYASPSEFADKLERELRELIQVQLDALPRDAPPPAKGSSAATRDPTTKPIWEGNPYLGLNAFRERHAAIFFGRGRESDELVKRFAAATTRIVAVIGASGSGKSSLVGAGLIPRLRDGALSGSGNWVSVRFTPAERGRDPFVNLTRKLAAQLPSASESPEALSDRLRTRPAEINALAGQVLQGKSANAELLLFADQFEELFSARVEERHREPFIELIDAIASSPRIRVVLTLRADYYEHCTRDPRLAALLRDGSFPLAAPTPLALAEMIERPARVAGLDPEPGLAGAILKDAGTEPGALALVEFALEELYERSGGKQLTVAAYRMLGAKNGDGGKVGGIGGVIEGQAEKAVQDAAGNVDEAALAKIFRQLADVDEKGGTVRTRARLDAFADREQALLNRLVDGRLLVTNKDDANVSWVEVAHEAVLRHWRRFSHWLEDNRAFLLWRKRLTVMRGSRTLLQGEALAEALGQIKQHAQHLDSDDLGFIENSRRSARNRRWGGQVAVALVLVVATGAAVWWYQEEQRRRPILHEEDWVVIPSGKFQMGSSDANIEAKEAGVAERPQDTVSIAKPFKLSRYEVTFEEYDRFAYATDRRPPSDAGFGAGFTDAERARLPVINVSWEDATAYAGWLSEKTGTRFRLPTEAEWEYAARAGTTERRYWGEDPAQACVYANVFDRKHGTELQRRFGVSWESHACDDDYATLAPVGRFKPNRFGLYDMLGNVYEWVQDCNRDSHAGASLDGGAWEEGFCALRVIRGGSWADPPKIVRSATRSGGPPDHRSDTVGFRLAHDLD is encoded by the coding sequence ATGTCAGCGCGCCTCGAGCTCAAGATATTCTTATCCTCACCGGGGGATGTTTCCGACGAGCGCGGCTTGGCGCGCAGGGTGCTCGACAGGCTCTCGCAGGAATATAGCCTGCGTGATCGCGTCCACCTCGAGGCGGTCTCCTGGGACGATCTGGGGGCGCCGGTGCCCCTGGATGCGCATTTGACGCCGCAAGAAGCGATCAATAACCGTCGCCCAAAGCCCAGCCAATGCGAGGTCGTGGTCGTTATCTTGTGGTCCCGCATGGGCACGCCGCTGCCGCCTGAACACCGGAAGCCCGACGGCACGCCGTATGTCTCGGGCACCGAATGGGAGTTCTGCGACGCGCTGGAGGCTGCAGAGAAAACTGGGAAACCGACTGTTTTGGTTTACCGACGTTCGGAAAAACGGCAGGTAGATTTGGACGATGCCCAGTTAGAGGAGAAGCGCCGCCAATACAAAGGTGTGGAAGCCTTCTTTGCTCAATTCACGAACACCGATGGCTCTTTGCGCCAGAGCGTCAAGCCCTATGCCTCGCCGAGCGAGTTCGCGGATAAGCTCGAACGCGAGCTGCGCGAGCTCATTCAAGTCCAGCTTGACGCACTCCCCAGGGACGCACCCCCGCCCGCTAAGGGATCTTCAGCCGCCACCCGCGACCCCACGACTAAGCCTATTTGGGAAGGTAACCCTTACCTTGGTCTGAACGCCTTTCGGGAGAGGCATGCCGCAATATTCTTCGGCCGCGGCCGGGAAAGCGATGAGTTGGTCAAGCGCTTCGCCGCCGCCACGACACGCATCGTCGCGGTCATTGGCGCCTCGGGCTCGGGTAAGTCTTCGCTGGTCGGTGCCGGTCTCATTCCCCGGCTCCGCGATGGCGCCTTATCGGGAAGCGGAAATTGGGTCAGCGTGCGGTTTACCCCCGCCGAGCGGGGGAGGGATCCGTTCGTGAACCTGACCCGCAAATTAGCCGCGCAGTTGCCCAGCGCATCGGAGTCCCCGGAGGCGCTGTCGGACCGGCTCCGCACCCGTCCCGCCGAGATTAATGCACTCGCCGGCCAAGTTCTGCAGGGCAAATCCGCGAATGCCGAGCTATTGCTCTTCGCCGATCAATTCGAGGAGCTCTTCAGCGCGCGGGTCGAAGAGCGACATCGAGAGCCCTTCATCGAGCTCATTGATGCCATAGCCTCCTCGCCGCGCATTCGGGTCGTGCTGACCCTGCGCGCCGACTACTACGAACACTGCACACGCGACCCACGGCTGGCTGCTTTGCTACGCGACGGGAGTTTCCCGCTCGCGGCACCGACCCCTCTCGCACTCGCCGAGATGATTGAACGCCCGGCGCGGGTCGCCGGCCTAGATCCGGAGCCGGGCTTGGCAGGTGCCATTTTGAAGGACGCGGGCACCGAGCCCGGGGCGCTGGCGCTGGTCGAGTTCGCCTTGGAGGAGCTTTACGAACGCAGTGGCGGTAAACAACTGACCGTGGCCGCCTATCGCATGTTGGGCGCTAAGAACGGTGACGGCGGGAAAGTGGGCGGCATTGGGGGTGTCATCGAGGGCCAGGCCGAAAAGGCCGTGCAGGATGCGGCCGGGAACGTGGACGAGGCAGCGCTCGCCAAAATCTTTCGCCAACTCGCGGACGTGGATGAGAAAGGCGGCACGGTGCGCACGCGCGCACGGCTCGACGCCTTTGCGGACCGAGAGCAAGCGCTGCTGAACCGGCTGGTGGACGGACGCTTGCTGGTCACCAACAAGGATGACGCCAACGTGTCATGGGTAGAGGTAGCCCACGAAGCCGTGCTGCGGCATTGGCGGCGCTTTAGCCACTGGCTGGAAGACAACCGCGCGTTTCTTCTCTGGCGCAAGCGCTTGACGGTGATGCGCGGAAGCCGAACGCTTTTGCAGGGGGAAGCCCTAGCGGAAGCGCTCGGCCAGATCAAACAGCACGCCCAGCACCTGGACAGCGACGACCTCGGCTTTATCGAGAACAGTCGGCGCTCCGCTCGCAATCGGCGTTGGGGCGGGCAAGTGGCCGTTGCGCTCGTGCTGGTGGTCGCGACCGGTGCTGCCGTCTGGTGGTATCAAGAGGAGCAGCGCCGCCGGCCTATTCTGCATGAGGAAGACTGGGTGGTTATCCCCTCCGGTAAATTTCAGATGGGATCGTCTGACGCGAACATAGAGGCGAAAGAGGCCGGCGTAGCCGAAAGGCCGCAGGACACGGTGAGCATCGCCAAACCCTTTAAGCTGAGTCGCTATGAAGTCACATTCGAGGAGTATGACCGTTTTGCTTATGCGACCGATCGCCGCCCGCCCAGTGACGCGGGTTTCGGTGCCGGATTCACTGACGCGGAACGCGCGCGGCTACCGGTGATCAACGTTTCCTGGGAAGACGCTACGGCCTACGCAGGGTGGTTATCTGAAAAGACCGGTACACGGTTCCGGTTACCGACCGAGGCCGAGTGGGAGTATGCGGCGCGAGCGGGCACAACCGAGCGGCGTTACTGGGGCGAGGATCCCGCACAAGCCTGTGTCTACGCCAATGTTTTCGACCGCAAGCACGGGACCGAGCTGCAGCGACGATTCGGTGTGAGCTGGGAATCCCATGCTTGCGATGATGATTATGCCACGCTGGCCCCGGTAGGACGGTTCAAGCCAAATAGGTTTGGGCTTTATGACATGTTGGGCAATGTGTATGAATGGGTACAGGACTGCAATCGGGATAGCCACGCAGGCGCGTCCTTGGATGGTGGCGCTTGGGAAGAAGGTTTCTGTGCCCTGCGCGTGATCCGCGGCGGTTCCTGGGCCGACCCACCGAAAATCGTTCGTTCGGCCACCCGTAGCGGGGGCCCGCCGGATCACCGGTCCGACACCGTGGGATTTCGTCTGGCCCACGACCTGGATTAG